The Struthio camelus isolate bStrCam1 chromosome 17, bStrCam1.hap1, whole genome shotgun sequence genome window below encodes:
- the ISCU gene encoding iron-sulfur cluster assembly enzyme ISCU: MAALRAAGAALLRPGRGEAAARLGYHKKVVDHYENPRNVGSLDRNAKNVGTGLVGAPACGDVMKLQVEVDENGKIIDARFKTFGCGSAIASSSLATEWVKGKTVDEALKIRNTDIAKELCLPPVKLHCSMLAEDAIKAALADYKLKQDPKKEESEKKANNA, encoded by the exons ATGGCGGCGctgagggcggcgggggccgcgctgctGCGGCCCgggcgcggcgaggcggcggcgaggTTGGGCTACCACAAGAAG GTGGTGGACCACTACGAGAACCCGCGCAACGTCGGCTCGCTCGACCGCAACGCCAAGAACGTGGGCACCGGCCTGGTGGGCGCCCCCGCCTGCGGGGACGTCATGAAGCTCCAG GTGGAGGTGGACGAGAACGGGAAGATCATCGATGCCCGTTTCAAGACGTTCGGCTGCGGATCGGCCATCGCTTCCAGTTCGCTGGCTACGGAGTGGGTTAAAGGGAAAACG GTTGATGAAGCTTTGAAGATCAGGAATACAGATATTGCTAAAGAACTTTGCCTTCCTCCAGTCAAACTGCACTGCTCTA tgTTGGCTGAAGATGCAATCAAGGCCGCCTTGGCTGATTACAAGCTGAAGCAGGATCCAAAGAAAGAAGAGTCggagaagaaagcaaacaatGCCTAA